In the bacterium genome, ATTTTGAGAATGGAGTTACCTGGGAGGAACTTTTGAAAGCGGCGAAAAAGATTGATAAGACTACCTATGTTACCAATACAAACAATGATGAAGAAACTCCTATCGAAGAAGAAGTCGTAGACCAAGCAGAAAAAGCTGAAGCAGAAGGGATTCAAATATCTGATAACACAGATTCTACGCAAAAAATTGATAATTCATTTGAACTATATGAATATGAAGGATTTTTGATTAGTAAGCCAAATGATGTCCAGTTGACTGATTTTGCAATTGAACCAAATACAGCGAAAGTTATCGTGCCAGACGAACAATTATCCTTAGCAATTGGGAAGGAAGGACAAAATGCACGGCTTGCTGCAAGACTTACAGGTATAAAAATTGATATACAAGGTGAAACACAACAAGTCGAAACCAATCAAAATGTGAATGTTTTGTAAATCCCTACTCGAGTAGGGTGAGGCTTCATCGTCTAACGGTTAGGACGCCGCCTTCTCAAGGCAGAAATCGGAGTTCGATTCTCCGTGGAGCTAATTTTGGAAAACAAACCATTTCCTGGAAATAAGTTATTCGATAAAAAATAAGTCAGAAATAACATCATATCCAAGATCTAGTATGTATATTTAAATTGAGATAATGTTTTATATTAGGTTCGTTACTACAATATCCAAAGATATTTATGAATCACAAATTTTGTTGATGACAAATACAGTTGATTATTTTCCATTTGTATATATTTCAGAAATAATCACGTAATCTTTTTAAGGTCTTTTAGAATAATTGATACAAAAAACTATGTTGGTAATAGCATTTGATGTAGCTAATTAAACAATCCCAAAATGTTTTTGATGATTGCAAATCAAACAAAAAAATTCTTTCATAAAATAGATACTGAAAGCACTTTGATGTTGTCAATTTCTATGATGATAATAAGTATCAGCACTAAGCTCATAGGTTTGGTAAACCAGGTACTTTTGATAAATAAGCTTGGTACAAGTTCGACGGATTTTGCAATTTACAATATTGCTTCTATTATTCCAGAATTTCTAAGTTCTGTTATCTTTCTGGGGTCAATCACAGCTGCGGTGATCCCTACTCTAAATTCTGTGAGAGCTAGAAAAGGAGATACTGAGTTTACAAAAGTGTTTCAAGATGGTTTAAGGTTTCTCTCTTTCATTTATGTTGTATTAGCTGTGATTATTATTATATTCATTCCTCTATTTTTGCCTGCATTGTTAGGAGAAAGAACCTTTTCGACTGATGATATTTCCAAAGTAATTTTATATACAAGGTTGCTTTTGATCCCTCAAATTATACTAGGTATATCGGCCTATTTTATGGCAGGCTTACAAACACTATACAAATTCATTGTCCCACAACTTACAGGTTTGATATATAACCTAGGTATTTTGATTGGAATAGTTCTTTTTTTGAATAACTTCAATAATTTGATTGCTCTGTTTTTGGGTTCTTTGATTGCATCGTTGTTACATTTAACTATTCAGCTCCCTCAAATCAAAGAAGAAAAACTTCTTCAAAAAATACATAATGAATCATTTGAAAAAATTAGTCATTTCAAAACTAAGTTCAAAAGTTTTATAGGACTTACTTCTGAGACTCTTAGTATGGCAAAATTGGGTATACCTAGAATGCTTGGAGTTGCATCAAATCAGGTACTTTTTTCTGCGGAGAAGTTAATAGTCCAAAATATATCTGTAAATGCAGTAAACCAACTAAGAGGAGCTAGTTCACTTGTAAATATTCCCTTTTCGATGATAGTTTATACATTCTCCATAGTAGCATTATCAAAGATGTCTAGAGAATTTGCCAATGGACATATGCAAAAAGTAAAAGAAGTTTTTCTAACCTTGTTTAGCCAAGTGATGTATCTATCTATACCTGTTGCAGCGATTTTGATAGTTCTCCGAGTTCCGTTGGTTCGTATGACTTACGGAATGTATCCAAGTAATCCATTGCCATGGATTGATACTTTGTCTATAGCCTGGATAATCATGTTTTATGCCGTTGGCTTGATATTTGTAATTGCAAACACTTTGTTTTCTCAACTTTTTTTTGCCACGAAAAGAACTTTGCTGCCATTCCTTATCAATCTTTTTATTGTGTTTTTTGGAATACTCTTAGCAATAGGCTTTACAAACTTCTTCTCACACAGTGACACATTGGTATTTAGTAGTATAAATTGGGATTTGTCCAATTTTGGCAAATCTCTGCATGTCACAAGCGAAGGAAATCCTGGACTTGCTGCTATTGGGGGTGTAGGTTTGGCTAGTTCACTTGTGAATTTTTTTGCATTCTTTATATTTCTTTATTTCATCAACAAAAAAATCTTTGTGCTAGGCAAAAAAGAGTTTTGGATAACTCTTGTCAATAAGTTTTCAACTGGAGTTTTGATGACTTTCAGTATGTTCTGGGTATCAAAATTTTACGAAGTAAGCTATGCGACGGAAACAGTATGGGAATTACTGATATCTACCTCTATTACAATGATTGTAGGGTTGCTGATATACTTTGTTAGTGGATATTTTTTCAGAATAGAAGAGACATACTATCTAACGAACAAATTGAAGCGATTGTTGAAACTTTAGTTTTTGTTTCAGATTTATTTGTAAAAGTGAGAAATGTTTATTATAATCAGTGGAGTTAACTATATGACAAATTAAATTATTAAATAAAAGAAAATGGGAGCATTACCAAAACGAAAAACATCAAAATCAAGGACCTTGAAACGAAGATCAGTTGACAAAATTTCTCTACCACAACTTGTTGTAGAAAATGTAAGCAAAACAAAGACTTTGCCTCACAGAGCGTCATCTGCAGGTATC is a window encoding:
- the rpmF gene encoding 50S ribosomal protein L32, with protein sequence MGALPKRKTSKSRTLKRRSVDKISLPQLVVENVSKTKTLPHRASSAGIYKGKKVFKVK